The Paenibacillus sp. 481 DNA window AGTGAACAATCGAATGATCACGAAAGGCGATAAGAATAAAGCTCGTGTTAAAAGACACCTTCGTGTCCGTAAGAAAATCGAAGGAACGACAACACGTCCTCGTTTGAACGTATTCCGTTCCTCTAAACATATCTACGCTCAGTTGATCGATGATGTGAAGGGTGTAACAATCGTTTCTGCATCTACGATGGACAAAGAACTTTCTGGCGACATCAAGAACGGCGGTAGTGTTGAGTCGGCACGTAAAGTGGGCGAACTGGTTGCGAAACGTGCGAAAGCACAAGGTTACGAGAATATCGTATTCGATCGCGGCGGTTACTTGTATCACGGCCGTATTCAAGCGTTGGCTGACGCAGCACGCGAAGCTGGCCTTGAATTCTAATGAATTCAATCTAGAAGGAGGTAAGTGACTTGCGAGTTGATCCAAACACATTAGATTTA harbors:
- the rplR gene encoding 50S ribosomal protein L18 is translated as MITKGDKNKARVKRHLRVRKKIEGTTTRPRLNVFRSSKHIYAQLIDDVKGVTIVSASTMDKELSGDIKNGGSVESARKVGELVAKRAKAQGYENIVFDRGGYLYHGRIQALADAAREAGLEF